A genomic stretch from Malus domestica chromosome 15, GDT2T_hap1 includes:
- the LOC103401696 gene encoding glucan endo-1,3-beta-glucosidase 8-like — MFLVWWLYSVMLGIWVDLDLVQGFGVNWGQMSSHPLPPNNVVKMLKDNGIKKVKLFDADPTTMKALSGTGIDVMVGIPNEKLNKIAHDYATARKWVKQNVTAYLHDGGVTISYVAVGNEPFLTGYNGTFVKDVYPSVKNVQKALDEAGVGGKIKCVVPFNADVYESPSNKPSDGRFRKDIKKSMSQILEFLRTHKSPFVVNIYPFLSLSLSSGFPKEFAFFDGGGKPVRDNGAQYSNVFDANYDTLLWALKKAGVPNLDIVIGEVGWPTDGHDYGNSRLAKKFYDGLLKKLASQVGTPLRKGYLEVYLFGLFDEDEKSIAPGDFERHWGIFRYDGKPKFPMDLSGQASGHQMLKGVEGVKYLQKQWCVLNSDVRNLSRALAEFNYACSQADCTSLGGKRSCDLEMHDRISFAFNEFYQKGDQDYRKCDFSGMGTKVTRDPSKGDCLFRIQIDLLSAAGQRHALSYAYASLLFVIAFFTLF; from the exons ATGTTTCTTGTATGGTGGTTGTATTCCGTAATGCTCGGAATCTGGGTGGACCTGGACCTTGTTCAAGGTTTCGGTGTGAATTGGGGGCAAATGTCGTCGCACCCTTTGCCTCCGAACAACGTTGTTAAGATGCTTAAGGACAACGGGATCAagaaggtgaagcttttcgaTGCAGATCCTACGACCATGAAAGCCTTGTCCGGCACCGGAATTGATGTCATGGTCGGAATTCCCaacgaaaaattgaacaaaattgCCCATGATTACGCAACTGCCCGAAAATGGGTCAAACAGAATGTCACTGCGTATCTTCATGACGGGGGCGTCACCATAAG CTATGTGGCTGTCGGGAACGAGCCATTCTTAACAGGTTACAACGGTACTTTTGTTAAGGATGTCTACCCGTCGGTGAAAAACGTTCAAAAGGCCCTAGACGAAGCTGGCGTTGGAGGAAAAATCAAATGCGTTGTTCCCTTCAATGCTGATGTTTACGAATCTCCTTCCAACAAACCATCAGACGGGCGTTTCAGAAAGGACATAAAGAAAAGCATGTCGCAGATACTGGAGTTCCTTCGTACGCATAAGTCGCCATTTGTTGTCAACATTTATCCCTTCCTTAGTCTCTCCCTAAGCTCCGGCTTCCCGAAAGAATTCGCTTTCTTTGATGGTGGTGGCAAGCCGGTTAGAGACAACGGTGCCCAGTACAGCAATGTGTTCGATGCAAATTACGACACACTTCTTTGGGCGCTTAAGAAGGCGGGCGTCCCGAACTTGGATATCGTAATTGGGGAAGTAGGATGGCCTACTGACGGCCACGACTATGGGAATAGCAGATTGGCGAAGAAGTTCTATGATGGCCTCCTAAAGAAACTGGCAAGTCAAGTGGGAACCCCTCTTAGGAAAGGGTACTTGGAAGTGTACCTGTTCGGGCTCTTTGACGAGGATGAGAAAAGTATTGCTCCGGGGGACTTTGAACGCCATTGGGGAATATTTCGCTACGATGGCAAGCCTAAATTTCCCATGGACCTCTCCGGCCAAGCGTCGGGACATCAGATGCTAAAAGGTGTAGAGGGAGTGAAATACCTGCAGAAGCAGTGGTGTGTGTTGAATAGCGATGTTAGGAACTTGAGCCGTGCACTAGCAGAGTTCAATTACGCGTGCTCGCAGGCAGATTGCACAAGCTTGGGAGGGAAGAGGTCGTGTGACTTGGAAATGCATGATAGAATCTCTTTTGCTTTCAATGAGTTCTACCAAAAAGGAGACCAAGATTACCGGAAATGCGATTTCAGCGGCATGGGAACAAAGGTGACACGCGATCCCTCCAAAGGAGATTGTCTATTCCGGATACAGATTGATCTACTAAGTGCTGCCGGGCAGAGGCACGCCTTAAGTTACGCATATGCATCACTGCTTTTCGTCATTGCCTTCTTCACATTATTTTAA
- the LOC103425206 gene encoding glucan endo-1,3-beta-glucosidase 8-like: protein MARAVFLVWALSVILATTNLAQGLGVNWGTMSSHLLPPKKVVQMLKDNGIKKVKLFDAEPRTLNALAGSGIQVMVGIPNEKLEKLADSYSEAQEWVKENVTEWLRDGGVSISNVGVGNEPYLTSYNGTYVKTTYPALKNIQKALDESGAGGKVKATVPFNADVYESTSNKPSDGCFRKDIKNNMVEILRHLRDSKAPFVVNIYPFLSLYQNADFPQEFAFFEGGSKPVRDNNIEYKNVFDANCDTLINALKKEGFGNMEIVIGEVGWPTDGDKNANIKNAKKFYDGLLKKLGKEEGTPLRKGKIEVYLFGLFDEDEKSVAPGDFERHWGIFRYDGQPKFPMDLSGKGSGNQMLKAVQGVEYLDKQWCVLNSSVKNLSQTQAELNYACAESDCTSLGSGRSCNLDQQGNVSYAFNIYFQTRDQDVRACDFNGTATITKSNPSVGDCLFPVQIVGAGASRHGAVGAAYALSIFAGLLWMMI, encoded by the exons ATGGCTCGCGCCGTGTTTCTCGTCTGGGCCTTGTCCGTGATTTTGGCCACAACCAACCTTGCACAAGGTTTGGGTGTCAACTGGGGTACAATGTCATCGCACCTTTTGCCTCCTAAAAAAGTTGTTCAGATGCTCAAAGACAATGGGATCAagaaagtgaagcttttcgacGCAGAGCCTCGGACCTTGAATGCATTGGCCGGGTCGGGTATTCAGGTCATGGTCGGAATCCCGAACGAGAAGTTGGAAAAGCTTGCTGATAGTTACTCAGAGGCACAAGAATGGGTGAAGGAAAATGTTACCGAATGGCTTCGCGATGGCGGGGTTAGTATCAG CAATGTGGGTGTTGGTAATGAGCCCTACTTGACGAGTTACAACGGTACCTACGTTAAGACTACTTACCCGGCATTGAAAAACATTCAAAAGGCCCTAGATGAATCAGGAGCTGGGGGCAAAGTCAAAGCCACAGTGCCCTTCAATGCTGATGTTTACGAATCAACGTCAAACAAACCATCAGACGGGTGTTTTCGAAAGGATATTAAGAACAATATGGTCGAGATACTCCGTCACCTTCGTGACAGTAAGGCCCCGTTTGTTGTAAACATCTACCCCTTCCTTAGTCTCTACCAGAACGCCGATTTCCCACAAGAATTTGCTTTCTTTGAGGGTGGTAGCAAGCCAGTTAGAGACAACAACATCGAGTACAAAAATGTGTTTGATGCAAACTGCGATACGCTAATTAATGCACTGAAGAAGGAAGGTTTTGGTAACATGGAAATCGTAATTGGGGAAGTGGGATGGCCAACCGATGGTGACAAGAATGCCAATATAAAAAATGCTAAGAAATTTTACGATGGCCTCCTCAAGAAACTTGGCAAGGAGGAGGGCACCCCTCTTAGGAAGGGAAAAATCGAAGTCTACTTGTTTGGCCTTTTCGACGAAGACGAGAAAAGTGTGGCTCCCGGAGATTTTGAACGTCACTGGGGTATTTTCCGATATGATGGACAGCCAAAGTTCCCAATGGATCTCAGCGGAAAAGGATCCGGAAATCAAATGCTGAAAGCCGTACAAGGAGTGGAATACTTGGACAAGCAGTGGTGTGTGTTGAACAGTAGCGTTAAGAACTTGAGCCAAACGCAAGCGGAACTGAACTACGCTTGCGCTGAGTCTGATTGCACAAGCTTGGGGAGTGGAAGGTCATGCAATTTGGATCAACAGGGAAACGTCTCTTATGCTTTCAACATCTACTTCCAAACCAGAGACCAAGATGTTCGAGCATGTGATTTTAATGGGACGGCAACTATCACGAAAAGCAATCCCTCGGTAGGAGATTGCCTCTTCCCAGTTCAGATTGTTGGCGCCGGAGCGTCGAGGCACGGTGCGGTTGGTGCGGCTTATGCATTAAGCATCTTTGCAGGACTGTTGTGGATGATGATATGA
- the LOC103401697 gene encoding protein SLOW GREEN 1, chloroplastic isoform X1, with protein MVWGSGAASASASASACSLPLLEVEILSHNRKPLFLHSNSHPLTLRRRRSSTLTNYSTPSSSSSSSSSSKLQLSLCFQPYKTKDSLTTLPQKALVGFVVLGSVFFAGFGCFKWAAVSRAAQTTPNLEDKIETTHQGKTEEEEEEQMYHKILVGDPKNVGALKVVLYGKLRRGKAEEAVSYVERLIELEPHELEWRLMLPLCYEIMGQLTCAKTLYQQILEDRPLLLRALHGLALVMHKNHEGPAVFSMLNNALEIARHEKRVVEERNIRILIAQMHVIMGELEEGLNKFHDLVNADPRDFRPYLCQGIIYSLLDQKKEAAEQFETYRALVPEESPQRGFLDDVVLAAANNKSGEQFKKDFHKEFSYRK; from the exons atggtttGGGGGAGTGGTGCTGCGAGTGCGAGTGCGAGTGCGAGTGCttgctctcttcctcttcttgaagTTGAAATTCTGAGCCACAATCGCAAGCCCTTATTCCTCCACTCCAATTCTCACCCTCTTACACTCAGACGGCGACGCTCCTCAACTCTCACCAATTATTCCacaccctcctcctcctcctcctcctcctcctcctctaaaCTTCAACTTTCACTTTGTTTCCAACCCTACAAAACCAAAGATTCATTAACAACTTTGCCGCAAAAAGCACTTGTGGGTTTTGTTGTTCTTGGGTCAGTTTTCTTTGCTGGGTTTGGCTGTTTCAAATGGGCAGCTGTGTCACGAGCTGCTCAAACTACTCCAAATCTGGAGGACAAGATAGAGACTACCCACCAAGGGAAaactgaggaggaggaggaggagcaaaTGTACCACAAAATTCTGGTGGGCGACCCAAAAAATGTTGGTGCTTTGAAGGTTGTTTTGTATGGGAAACTGAGGAGAGGGAAGGCAGAGGAGGCTGTCAGCTATGTGGAGAGGTTGATTGAGCTTGAGCCGCACGAGCTCGAATGGAGGCTAATGCTGCCTCTTTGTTATGAGATCATGGGCCAACTCACTTGTGCTAAAACATTGTATCAGCAAATCTTGGAGGACAGGCCTCTTTTGCTCAGAGCTTTGCAT GGTCTGGCATTGGTTATGCACAAAAACCATGAAGGTCCAGCGGTTTTTTCAATGCTTAATAATGCTTTAGAAATTGCGCGGCATGAAAAAAGAGTTGTTGAGGAGAGGAATATAAGAATTCTGATTGCACAGATGCATGTTATAATG GGAGAACTGGAAGAAGGCTTGAATAAATTCCATGATCTGGTCAATGCAGATCCACGAGATTTTCGGCCTTATCTTTGTCAG GGAATTATCTACAGTCTACTAGATCAGAAAAAGGAAGCTGCAGAACAGTTTGAAACATATCGGGCTTTAGTGCCTGAAGAATCTCCACAAAGGGGATTTCTTGATGATGTTGTGTTGGCAGCGGCCAACAACAAATCCGGGGAACAGTTTAAGAAGGATTTTCATAAGGAGTTCTCATACCGGAAGTGA
- the LOC103401699 gene encoding iron-sulfur assembly protein IscA, chloroplastic codes for MALSAITTHCPSLVRLPANAPSTSLPPTSVSFRFSSISLSRRKPISIRSTSISAVPKTEGLTPAISLTDSALKHFNKMRSERSEDLCLRIGVKQGGCSGMSYTMDFESKANARPDDSIIEYNGLIMVCDPKSLLFLYGMQLDYSDALIGGGFSFKNPNATQTCGCGKSFAAEM; via the exons ATGGCGCTGTCTGCAATTACCACGCACTGCCCATCTCTTGTTCGTCTGCCGGCGAACGCCCCTTCAACCTCCTTACCTCCTACCTCAGTATCTTTTCGGTTTTCGTCGATCAGCCTCAGCCGTAGAAAACCCATTTCAATTCGATCAACTTCAATTTCGG CTGTGCCAAAAACCGAGGGGCTCACACCTGCAATTTCACTTACAGACAGCGCATTGAAGCACTTCAATAAGATGAGATCTGAACGCAGCGAAGACTTATGCTTGAGAATTGGTGTTAAACAGGGTGGATGCTCAGGCATGTCTTATACCATGGACTTCGAGAGTAAAGCAAATGCAAGGCCAGATGATTCTATCATTGAATATAATGGCTTGATTATGG TTTGTGATCCAAAGAGCCTCCTGTTCTTGTATGGCATGCAATTAGACTACAGTGATGCTCTTATCGGTGGAGGATTTTCTTTCAAGAACCCCAATGCTACACAGACATGTGGATGCGGTAAATCTTTTGCCGCAGAGATGTAG
- the LOC103401698 gene encoding probable ATP synthase 24 kDa subunit, mitochondrial, protein MAFSSRLLSKSRQLCGNGVILQQDRVIPVRYFAKEASRPVLKGDEMLKNIFLDVKKKFETALGILRKEKITIDPEDPAAVSQYAKVMKTISEKADLFSESQRIKHTIQTRTQDVPDARTYLLTLKEIRIKRGLTDELGAEAMMMDALEKVEKELKKPLLRSDKKGMAVLMAEFEKINQKLGIRKEDLPKYEEQLELKKAKAQLEELKKDALEAMETQKKREEFKDEAMVDVKSLDIRNFI, encoded by the exons ATGGCCTTCTCTTCCCGCCTCTTATCCAAATCAAGACAG CTGTGTGGCAATGGAGTCATTCTTCAACAGGATCGCGTTATTCCGGTCCGATACTTCGCCAAGGAAGCAAGTCGCCCCGTGCTAAAGGGTGATG AGATGCTGAAGAACATCTTCTTGGAtgttaaaaagaaatttgagaCAGCTCTTGGTATACTTCGCAAAGAGAAGATCACCATTGACCCAGAGGATCCAGCTGCTGTTTCTCAGTATGCCAAGGTCATGAAAACCATAAGCGAGAA GGCTGATTTGTTCTCAGAATCCCAGCGCATCAAACACACCATCCAAACCCGAACACAAGATGTCCCAGATGCTAGAACATATCTGTTGACATTGAAAGAAATTAGGATCAA GAGAGGTCTCACTGACGAACTTGGTGCAGAGGCTATGATGATGGATGCATTGGAGAAAGTCGAAAAGGAACTGAAGAAACCACTTTTGAGGAGTGATAAAAAGGGGATGGCTGTTCTCATGGCAGAATTTGAGAAAATAAACCAGAA GCTTGGAATTCGTAAGGAGGACCTACCAAAGTATGAAGAACAGCTTGAACTCAAGAAAGCCAAAGCACAGCTGGAGGAACTTAAGAAGGATGCTCTTGAGGCAATGGAAACTCAGAAGAAACG GGAGGAATTTAAGGATGAGGCAATGGTTGATGTGAAGTCGTTAGACATCCGAAACTTCATCTAA
- the LOC103401697 gene encoding protein SLOW GREEN 1, chloroplastic isoform X2 produces the protein MVWGSGAASASASASACSLPLLEVEILSHNRKPLFLHSNSHPLTLRRRRSSTLTNYSTPSSSSSSSSSSKLQLSLCFQPYKTKDSLTTLPQKALVGFVVLGSVFFAGFGCFKWAAVSRAAQTTPNLEDKIETTHQGKTEEEEEEQMYHKILVGDPKNVGALKVVLYGKLRRGKAEEAVSYVERLIELEPHELEWRLMLPLCYEIMGQLTCAKTLYQQILEDRPLLLRALHGELEEGLNKFHDLVNADPRDFRPYLCQGIIYSLLDQKKEAAEQFETYRALVPEESPQRGFLDDVVLAAANNKSGEQFKKDFHKEFSYRK, from the exons atggtttGGGGGAGTGGTGCTGCGAGTGCGAGTGCGAGTGCGAGTGCttgctctcttcctcttcttgaagTTGAAATTCTGAGCCACAATCGCAAGCCCTTATTCCTCCACTCCAATTCTCACCCTCTTACACTCAGACGGCGACGCTCCTCAACTCTCACCAATTATTCCacaccctcctcctcctcctcctcctcctcctcctctaaaCTTCAACTTTCACTTTGTTTCCAACCCTACAAAACCAAAGATTCATTAACAACTTTGCCGCAAAAAGCACTTGTGGGTTTTGTTGTTCTTGGGTCAGTTTTCTTTGCTGGGTTTGGCTGTTTCAAATGGGCAGCTGTGTCACGAGCTGCTCAAACTACTCCAAATCTGGAGGACAAGATAGAGACTACCCACCAAGGGAAaactgaggaggaggaggaggagcaaaTGTACCACAAAATTCTGGTGGGCGACCCAAAAAATGTTGGTGCTTTGAAGGTTGTTTTGTATGGGAAACTGAGGAGAGGGAAGGCAGAGGAGGCTGTCAGCTATGTGGAGAGGTTGATTGAGCTTGAGCCGCACGAGCTCGAATGGAGGCTAATGCTGCCTCTTTGTTATGAGATCATGGGCCAACTCACTTGTGCTAAAACATTGTATCAGCAAATCTTGGAGGACAGGCCTCTTTTGCTCAGAGCTTTGCAT GGAGAACTGGAAGAAGGCTTGAATAAATTCCATGATCTGGTCAATGCAGATCCACGAGATTTTCGGCCTTATCTTTGTCAG GGAATTATCTACAGTCTACTAGATCAGAAAAAGGAAGCTGCAGAACAGTTTGAAACATATCGGGCTTTAGTGCCTGAAGAATCTCCACAAAGGGGATTTCTTGATGATGTTGTGTTGGCAGCGGCCAACAACAAATCCGGGGAACAGTTTAAGAAGGATTTTCATAAGGAGTTCTCATACCGGAAGTGA